One part of the Chryseobacterium sp. 7 genome encodes these proteins:
- a CDS encoding CTP synthase, with product MSKKNTKYIFVTGGVTSSLGKGIVSASLGLLLKSRGFNVTIQKLDPYINIDPGTLNPYEHGECYVTEDGAETDLDLGHYERYLDAPTSQNNNVTTGKIYQTVIEKERKGDFLGKTVQVIPHITNEIKRRIKMLSKQNYDIIITEIGGTVGDIESLPYIETVRQLKWELGEKNSMVIHLTLLPYLASSGELKTKPSQHSVRQLMESGIMADVLVCRTEHKIPKDQRAKLAQFCNVPLDNVIECKDLETIYEVPMYLQKQNFDDVVLKELDLKSDKDADLKDWKNFLKKFQNPKKTVEIALVGKYISLQDSYISIAEAFKHAGADLETEVKVRWVYSGDITEENIKDTLKGVNGILVAPGFGDRGIEGKVLTAKYARENKIPMLGICLGMQIMTIEFARNVLGHTKANSMEFDTATPDPVISLMEEQKNVVDKGGTMRLGAWKCSLKNGSKLNDIYGAKNISERHRHRYEFNSDYLQEFEKNGFLATGTNPETGLVEALELPDHPFYVGVQYHPEYKSTVATPHPLFRAFIKACEKK from the coding sequence ATGAGTAAAAAGAATACAAAGTACATCTTTGTGACAGGAGGTGTAACTTCATCTTTGGGAAAAGGAATCGTGTCTGCTTCTCTGGGACTATTGCTAAAATCACGCGGTTTTAACGTAACGATCCAAAAACTAGATCCTTATATCAATATCGACCCGGGAACTTTGAATCCTTATGAGCATGGAGAGTGCTATGTGACTGAAGATGGTGCAGAGACGGATCTGGATTTAGGCCACTACGAGCGTTATCTTGATGCTCCTACATCCCAAAACAACAACGTTACTACAGGAAAAATCTACCAGACTGTAATTGAAAAAGAAAGAAAAGGAGATTTCCTTGGAAAAACAGTTCAGGTAATTCCTCATATTACTAACGAAATTAAACGTAGAATTAAAATGCTTTCCAAGCAGAACTACGATATCATTATTACTGAGATCGGAGGAACTGTCGGAGATATTGAATCTTTACCTTACATTGAAACTGTTCGTCAGTTAAAATGGGAGTTAGGAGAGAAGAATTCTATGGTTATTCATCTAACATTATTGCCTTATCTGGCATCTAGTGGAGAGTTAAAAACAAAACCATCCCAGCACTCCGTTCGTCAATTGATGGAAAGCGGAATTATGGCAGATGTTTTAGTGTGCAGAACAGAACATAAAATCCCTAAAGATCAGAGAGCGAAATTAGCTCAGTTCTGTAACGTTCCTTTAGATAATGTTATCGAATGTAAAGATCTTGAAACCATCTATGAAGTTCCAATGTATCTTCAGAAACAGAATTTCGATGATGTAGTATTGAAGGAGCTGGATCTGAAAAGTGATAAAGATGCAGATCTTAAAGACTGGAAGAATTTCCTTAAGAAATTCCAGAACCCTAAGAAAACAGTTGAAATTGCGTTGGTAGGAAAATATATTTCTCTTCAGGATTCTTATATTTCTATTGCTGAAGCTTTCAAACATGCAGGAGCAGACCTTGAAACTGAAGTAAAAGTAAGATGGGTTTACAGTGGAGATATTACAGAAGAAAATATCAAAGATACACTGAAAGGAGTGAATGGTATTCTTGTGGCTCCTGGTTTTGGAGACAGAGGAATTGAAGGAAAAGTTCTTACGGCAAAATATGCCAGAGAAAATAAAATTCCAATGTTGGGAATCTGTTTAGGAATGCAGATTATGACCATTGAATTTGCAAGAAATGTTTTAGGACATACCAAAGCAAACTCTATGGAATTTGATACGGCTACTCCGGATCCTGTAATCTCTTTGATGGAAGAACAGAAAAATGTAGTAGATAAAGGAGGTACAATGCGTCTTGGAGCTTGGAAATGTTCTTTGAAAAACGGATCTAAACTAAATGATATCTACGGAGCCAAAAATATTTCTGAAAGACACCGTCACCGTTATGAATTCAACAGTGATTATCTTCAGGAATTTGAAAAAAATGGTTTCCTTGCTACAGGTACAAACCCTGAAACAGGTTTGGTAGAAGCCCTTGAACTTCCGGATCACCCATTCTATGTGGGAGTTCAGTATCACCCGGAATATAAGAGTACAGTAGCTACGCCGCATCCTTTGTTCAGAGCTTTCATTAAGGCTTGCGAAAAGAAATAA
- a CDS encoding M1 family metallopeptidase gives MKLKVVILSLSVFAYTGFTAQNIQNNPGSNHGNKFEQLGTILPTPNIYRTASGAPGHGYWQNRADYNISAYLDEDKRNLKGSETVTYYNNSPDELDYIWLQLDENEHSSIRNAGYDNSSVLRPSTTDQQLKVSELPVKDNGYGVSLEKVTDASGNPLKYTVNKTMMRIDLPKVLKKGEKFVFKVDWNYNISNRIKMGGRGGYENFPEDGNDLYTMTQWYPRMCVYSDFQGWQNHQFTGRGEFALVFGDFKVSVNVPSDHIVGGTGECKNYDQVLTSDQLSRYRKAENAAEPIEIVTLDEAKKAEKNHSKQRKTWVFEAKDVRDFAWTSSRKFVWDGMRVTIPENNNKVMAMSFYPKESYGLYRKFSTKAVAHTIKTYSEFTIPYPYPVAQSVEAANGMEYPMICFNFGRTEKDGTYSEGTKNGMLGVIIHEVGHNFFPMIINSDERQWAWMDEGLNTFTEYLTEEKWDNKFPSKRGPAWTIVDYMKLPKDQLEPIMSNSENIVQYGPNAYSKPATGLNILRETIMGRELFDKAFKTYAKRWAFKHPEPADLFRTMEDASGEDLDWFWRGWFYGTDPVDIAIDKVTVAVPNLETDPKAAAEVKYQVEKPLVSSFEDLSKIRNREDKNIKFYVDGDKDAQDFYYRYDRGQEKVDNNREYTIKTEAGLPLDAKDKEKFKNITGYQIDFVNKGGLVMPIILEFTFEDGSKLYDKSAAQIWRLNEQKVSKTYYFDKKIKSIQLDPMRETADIDTTNNLWTSAGSGAETSKFQLFKQKQEAGSVRGGSTGKVNPMQAAGKS, from the coding sequence ATGAAACTAAAAGTTGTTATACTTTCACTTTCTGTATTTGCATATACAGGTTTCACCGCACAAAATATTCAGAATAACCCTGGCAGCAATCATGGAAACAAGTTTGAGCAGCTGGGAACAATTCTACCAACACCCAACATCTACAGAACGGCTTCAGGAGCTCCGGGTCACGGATACTGGCAAAACAGGGCCGACTATAACATTTCCGCTTATCTGGATGAGGATAAAAGAAATCTGAAAGGTTCGGAAACCGTTACTTATTACAACAATTCTCCGGATGAACTGGATTATATCTGGCTGCAGCTTGATGAAAACGAGCATTCCAGCATCAGAAATGCCGGATATGACAATTCATCTGTACTTCGTCCTTCCACTACAGATCAGCAGCTTAAAGTTTCTGAGCTTCCTGTGAAAGACAATGGCTATGGAGTAAGTCTGGAAAAAGTGACTGATGCTTCAGGAAATCCTTTGAAGTATACCGTCAACAAAACGATGATGCGTATTGATCTTCCTAAGGTTTTGAAAAAAGGGGAGAAATTCGTTTTCAAAGTAGACTGGAACTACAATATCTCTAACAGAATCAAAATGGGAGGCCGCGGCGGCTATGAAAATTTCCCTGAAGATGGCAATGATTTGTATACTATGACACAATGGTATCCAAGAATGTGCGTATACAGCGACTTCCAGGGATGGCAGAACCATCAGTTTACAGGAAGAGGTGAATTTGCTTTGGTTTTCGGAGATTTCAAAGTTTCCGTGAATGTTCCTTCCGATCATATTGTAGGAGGAACCGGAGAGTGTAAAAACTATGACCAGGTGCTTACTTCTGATCAGCTGTCAAGATACAGAAAAGCTGAAAACGCAGCTGAACCTATTGAAATTGTAACGTTGGATGAAGCTAAAAAAGCCGAGAAAAATCATTCAAAACAAAGAAAAACATGGGTTTTCGAAGCGAAGGATGTTCGCGATTTCGCATGGACTTCTTCCAGAAAATTTGTCTGGGACGGAATGCGTGTAACGATTCCTGAAAACAATAATAAGGTAATGGCAATGAGTTTCTATCCGAAAGAATCTTATGGACTTTACAGAAAGTTTTCCACAAAAGCAGTTGCGCATACCATTAAAACCTATTCGGAATTTACTATTCCTTATCCATATCCTGTAGCGCAGTCTGTAGAAGCAGCCAACGGAATGGAATATCCTATGATCTGCTTCAATTTCGGAAGAACGGAGAAAGACGGGACGTATTCTGAAGGAACCAAAAACGGAATGCTTGGGGTAATTATCCACGAAGTGGGCCACAACTTCTTCCCTATGATCATCAATTCTGATGAAAGACAATGGGCATGGATGGATGAGGGCTTGAATACCTTTACAGAATATCTTACAGAAGAGAAATGGGATAATAAATTCCCATCTAAAAGAGGACCGGCATGGACAATCGTAGATTATATGAAACTGCCGAAAGATCAGCTGGAACCTATCATGAGCAATTCTGAGAATATTGTTCAGTATGGCCCGAATGCGTATTCAAAGCCTGCTACAGGATTGAATATTCTACGTGAAACCATTATGGGAAGAGAACTATTCGACAAGGCATTTAAAACCTATGCTAAAAGATGGGCTTTCAAACATCCTGAACCTGCAGATTTATTCCGTACGATGGAAGATGCAAGCGGTGAAGACCTTGACTGGTTCTGGAGAGGATGGTTCTACGGTACAGATCCTGTAGATATCGCTATTGATAAAGTAACAGTAGCTGTTCCAAACCTTGAAACAGATCCAAAAGCTGCGGCGGAAGTAAAATATCAGGTAGAGAAACCTTTGGTAAGCAGTTTTGAAGATCTTTCAAAAATCAGAAACAGAGAAGACAAGAATATCAAATTCTATGTTGACGGTGATAAGGACGCTCAGGATTTCTATTACAGATATGACAGAGGTCAGGAAAAGGTAGATAATAATAGGGAATACACCATCAAAACAGAGGCAGGCCTTCCTTTAGATGCCAAGGATAAAGAAAAGTTCAAGAATATTACAGGATATCAGATTGATTTTGTGAACAAGGGCGGATTGGTAATGCCTATCATCCTTGAATTTACTTTTGAAGATGGTTCCAAATTATATGACAAGTCTGCCGCACAGATCTGGCGACTGAACGAGCAAAAGGTTTCCAAAACCTATTATTTTGATAAAAAAATAAAATCTATTCAGCTTGATCCGATGAGAGAAACTGCTGATATTGATACAACTAATAATTTATGGACCAGTGCCGGATCCGGTGCTGAAACTTCAAAATTCCAGCTCTTTAAACAAAAACAGGAAGCGGGTTCTGTAAGAGGAGGCTCCACCGGAAAGGTCAACCCAATGCAGGCCGCCGGAAAGAGTTAA
- a CDS encoding HupE/UreJ family protein, translating into MQDFIFYLNLGWEHIISLDALDHQLFVLALIAVYSYSDWKKILILVTAFTIGHSITLALSIMDVFRVPSDWVEFLIPLTIVVTSLDNIIMKNQKQTLMRANYYLALIFGLVHGMGFANTARVMIAKSQSIAVPLLGFNIGLELGQIVIVAAILIILFILLNLFKVNKKDWILFVSSGVFALSLKMTLERIPF; encoded by the coding sequence ATGCAAGATTTTATTTTTTATTTAAACCTTGGGTGGGAACATATTATCTCTTTGGATGCTTTAGATCATCAGCTTTTTGTTCTTGCTTTGATTGCCGTTTATTCTTACAGTGACTGGAAAAAAATTCTTATTCTGGTAACCGCATTTACTATCGGACATTCTATTACACTAGCTTTAAGCATTATGGATGTTTTTCGGGTTCCTTCTGATTGGGTTGAATTTTTAATTCCTCTGACTATCGTTGTAACCTCATTAGATAATATCATCATGAAAAACCAGAAACAGACTTTGATGCGGGCTAACTACTACCTTGCACTGATCTTCGGACTGGTTCACGGAATGGGATTTGCGAATACAGCAAGAGTAATGATTGCAAAAAGTCAAAGTATTGCTGTACCTCTTTTGGGATTCAATATAGGTCTTGAATTGGGACAGATTGTAATTGTTGCTGCTATTTTAATCATTCTGTTTATTTTACTTAATCTTTTTAAAGTGAATAAGAAAGATTGGATTCTGTTTGTTTCTTCCGGAGTATTTGCTCTTTCTTTAAAAATGACTTTGGAAAGAATTCCGTTTTAA
- a CDS encoding ACP phosphodiesterase yields MNYLAHSFLSFTDGQIVGQFLEDFIPNRDRYSFPKDIQDGITLHRAIDTFTDSHPAIHEAKKVFAPLVRLYAGAFVDVSMDYFVANDFSLNTLAEWKDHSLKVYSVLNANDQWLPENFKKMLVKMEHDDWLYNYREDWGIKFSIQNVLNKAKYLDKDIPVFEAFLKNKDHLQQCYDAFFPDLLVHAKGINTLIQLEN; encoded by the coding sequence ATGAATTATCTGGCGCATTCCTTTCTTTCTTTTACCGACGGGCAGATCGTGGGGCAGTTTCTCGAAGATTTCATTCCCAACAGAGACCGTTACTCTTTTCCGAAAGATATTCAGGACGGGATTACTCTGCACAGGGCCATTGATACGTTTACAGATTCCCATCCTGCCATTCATGAAGCCAAAAAGGTATTTGCTCCATTGGTAAGATTATATGCAGGAGCGTTTGTAGATGTTTCTATGGATTATTTTGTGGCCAATGATTTTTCTTTAAATACCCTCGCGGAATGGAAAGATCATTCTCTTAAGGTTTACAGTGTTTTGAATGCGAATGATCAGTGGCTGCCGGAAAACTTCAAAAAAATGCTTGTCAAAATGGAGCATGACGATTGGCTTTATAATTACCGTGAAGACTGGGGAATTAAATTCAGTATTCAGAATGTGTTGAATAAAGCGAAGTATCTTGATAAAGATATTCCTGTTTTTGAAGCTTTTTTAAAGAATAAAGATCATCTTCAGCAATGTTACGATGCCTTTTTCCCTGATTTACTGGTTCATGCGAAGGGAATTAATACCTTGATTCAGCTGGAAAATTAA
- a CDS encoding YceI family protein, translating to MKKVFLSFVFVLLSVVAFAQGTWEADQMHSSVNFNIKHMGISFVQGRFDKFDGRAATSGASLDKADLSFSVSVATINTGVSVRDRHLVSEDFFDAEKYPIIEFKSSSVTKDKNNNYIVKGKLTMRGVEKEITAPVTFGGITKNKDGKEVMGIQTKFIVNRLDYGIKYDPTAAGIAKDVEVTAYFELVKQ from the coding sequence ATGAAAAAAGTATTTTTATCTTTTGTATTTGTGCTTTTAAGTGTTGTTGCTTTTGCACAGGGTACCTGGGAAGCAGACCAGATGCATTCTTCTGTTAACTTTAATATTAAGCACATGGGAATTAGCTTTGTACAGGGAAGATTTGACAAATTTGACGGAAGAGCAGCTACTAGTGGTGCCAGCCTGGATAAGGCAGATCTAAGCTTCTCCGTAAGTGTGGCTACCATTAATACCGGAGTAAGCGTAAGAGACAGGCATTTGGTAAGTGAAGATTTTTTTGATGCGGAAAAATATCCCATCATTGAATTTAAAAGTTCTTCCGTAACCAAGGACAAAAACAACAATTATATCGTTAAAGGGAAACTGACCATGAGAGGGGTGGAGAAAGAAATTACCGCACCCGTTACTTTTGGCGGAATTACAAAGAACAAAGACGGAAAAGAAGTGATGGGAATTCAGACAAAATTTATAGTAAACCGTCTGGATTATGGAATCAAATATGATCCAACAGCTGCAGGCATTGCAAAAGATGTTGAGGTAACAGCTTACTTTGAACTGGTGAAGCAGTAG
- the radA gene encoding DNA repair protein RadA, producing the protein MAKLKTAYFCQNCGSQYSQWMGQCKNCGQWNTLVEEVIEKPSHKTPPFSKTKQHVINIVEVETSEEPRIKTPSEELNRVLGGGIVLGSVTLIGGEPGIGKSTLLLQLALKMKKKIFYVSGEESASQIKMRADRLTDIQNPNCFLFTETSLEKILHEAKKLEPDFMIIDSIQTLQSQLIESSPGTVSQIRECSNEIIKYAKENNTPVFLVGHITKDGQIAGPKVLEHMVDVVLNFDGDRNHLFRLLRANKNRFGSTSEIGIYEMVSQGLKEIKNPSEILITKKFEELSGNSVAVTLEGNRPMLLEIQALVSTAVYGTPQRSCTGFDSKRLNMLLAVLEKRAGFQLGAKDVFLNITGGIKTDDPALDLAVIASVLSSNEDIAISEHYCFAGEIGLSGEIRPIAQVEQRITEAEKLGYEKIFVSNLNKIPKRKFGIKIEEVSKIEDFHERLF; encoded by the coding sequence ATGGCAAAACTGAAAACAGCATATTTCTGTCAAAACTGCGGATCTCAATACTCCCAATGGATGGGACAATGTAAAAACTGCGGACAATGGAACACTTTAGTAGAAGAGGTGATAGAAAAACCTTCTCACAAAACGCCTCCTTTCTCAAAAACCAAGCAGCATGTGATTAATATTGTTGAAGTGGAAACAAGTGAGGAACCAAGAATAAAAACTCCTTCCGAAGAACTGAACCGCGTTTTAGGCGGCGGAATTGTTTTAGGTTCCGTTACCCTGATTGGTGGTGAACCGGGAATCGGGAAATCTACACTGCTGCTTCAGCTTGCTTTGAAAATGAAGAAAAAAATCTTCTATGTTTCCGGTGAAGAAAGTGCTTCCCAGATTAAGATGAGAGCAGACAGACTGACAGATATTCAAAATCCGAACTGTTTTCTCTTTACTGAAACTTCTTTGGAAAAAATCCTTCATGAAGCCAAAAAACTGGAACCGGATTTCATGATTATAGATTCCATTCAGACCCTGCAGTCTCAGCTGATAGAAAGTTCTCCGGGAACTGTATCTCAGATCAGAGAATGTTCTAATGAGATTATCAAATATGCCAAAGAAAATAATACTCCCGTATTTCTTGTAGGACACATTACGAAAGACGGACAAATTGCAGGACCAAAGGTTCTGGAACATATGGTAGATGTGGTTCTGAATTTCGATGGAGACCGAAATCACCTTTTCAGATTGCTGAGAGCAAATAAAAACCGCTTCGGATCTACTTCCGAGATTGGGATCTACGAAATGGTTTCTCAGGGACTGAAAGAAATTAAAAACCCTTCTGAAATTCTGATCACCAAGAAATTTGAAGAACTTTCCGGAAACTCAGTTGCCGTAACATTGGAAGGAAACCGCCCGATGCTTCTGGAGATTCAGGCATTGGTAAGCACAGCTGTTTATGGTACTCCCCAAAGAAGCTGCACAGGCTTCGATTCCAAAAGGTTGAATATGCTTTTGGCTGTTCTGGAAAAAAGAGCAGGTTTTCAATTGGGTGCTAAAGACGTTTTCTTAAATATTACCGGAGGAATTAAAACAGATGATCCAGCGCTAGATCTGGCCGTCATTGCTTCCGTTCTTTCTTCCAATGAAGACATTGCCATTTCGGAACATTACTGCTTTGCCGGAGAAATTGGGTTAAGTGGTGAGATACGTCCTATAGCACAGGTGGAACAAAGAATTACTGAGGCCGAAAAACTGGGTTATGAAAAAATATTTGTTTCCAATCTTAATAAAATTCCGAAAAGAAAATTTGGTATCAAGATCGAAGAAGTGAGCAAGATTGAGGATTTTCACGAGAGACTTTTCTGA
- a CDS encoding DUF6702 family protein, with amino-acid sequence MVFQSFTNGEAFHPYHVGSVEINYNSKSRTFEVTGRFFLDDMENGLGKKYGGAFHFNDEKYKTKLNDALQKYCAEYFKLKADNKFLKVNYIGYEEDQESVNVFLESEPVTTPKKVETAVSFLYNLFDDQINIVHIIVNGQRKSEKLTYPNRYLYKQF; translated from the coding sequence ATGGTTTTTCAGAGTTTTACGAATGGTGAAGCTTTTCACCCCTATCATGTAGGTTCTGTAGAAATTAATTATAATTCGAAATCCAGAACATTTGAAGTGACAGGAAGATTCTTCCTTGATGACATGGAAAATGGTTTAGGAAAGAAATATGGAGGAGCTTTTCATTTTAATGATGAAAAATACAAGACAAAACTGAATGATGCATTACAGAAATACTGTGCTGAATATTTCAAATTAAAAGCCGATAACAAATTTTTAAAGGTTAATTATATTGGCTACGAAGAAGACCAGGAATCTGTAAATGTTTTTCTGGAATCTGAACCCGTTACCACGCCTAAAAAAGTAGAAACTGCAGTTAGTTTTCTCTATAATCTTTTTGATGATCAGATTAATATCGTTCATATCATTGTGAACGGACAAAGAAAGAGCGAAAAACTTACCTATCCTAACCGTTATCTTTATAAGCAGTTTTAA
- a CDS encoding S8/S53 family peptidase, which yields MDIKKLFFTKVHISPGGTKFLRNATAAFLGLYSYAFHGQVQKLDSRFDLLLKNKESIANGRTVKELERPDMKLDQHLVVTSKGAQTMYSCIIYTKEPEKLKADGFLVQSQLPTFSTALVSIEDIERLTKLPYVTSVMGPAFDELHNDVSRAQSGASLLQDGVFNNTAYNGTGVLVGIYDSGIDWKHPDFRKADDQTKSRIVSIWDQTLTAQAGETTPTGFSTGVEYTRAQIEDELDGTPVGFVRENDTNGHGTHVSGTAAGNGAAFTDKRHKGFSSDADIVFVKGGNGSFPTTNTINALTYFKNVATALNKPIVVNMSIGGQGTAHDGTSSHEVAVNSFTTSGAGRVVVISAGNDYGANLHRKVDIAANTSQTYNFTVASNTSSATVFSFIMYANDNTPVTAKLTTPDGQQYTQNISTNTAHSILGGDLTATMYNYWGTDNNKRYVQLIVTRASGATNAQGNYTLEITNNGTQQITTHGWLYSQGVTTTLQNGDNEYIVGSPGNASNAITVASYMGRASWYSGTSGYFTLTPQESISSFSSQGPRVDGVQKPEIAGSGQNVISSRSADSAPTATDIIAGTNYYVKNQGTSMSSPGVAGAVGLLLQANPTLTAAQVKSRLTANARMDGATGTVPNMRWGYGKLDIYKAVTDELGCVKSNFETIGYDEPYIIANTESNYYFDNIALAVRYTPTLTGKLGGFSFLTGTSLPSDIPVDVQIRKVDTNGNPGDIIATKTITSWLNNTQRFTWNYVNLSDLNVQMVTGKEFYIVVNGLGGRIAMKAENAVVNNRSKTSTDGTTWTSRTFDLKMRATVYENVAEVKNLATSNQTKASTVANGNNYFTNACQLIARVEKETASTVTGNVTSKVWVDNAQPNYVARRYEINSDANTTIATGKVTLYFKQADFDAYNLTSGVKLPTSPTDVANKANLLIEKYTGTSTTGTVASFGGTATVITPSIADIIWNDTYQYWEVSFQATGFGGYFVKTGTTLGTADVKINSDVNINPNPAKDFVNVTLGRHSKGTVTIYDASGKLVKTVNVDANSGRINVSELVKGTYLFSIVLEDSTKITKKVIKE from the coding sequence ATGGATATTAAAAAATTATTCTTTACAAAAGTACACATTTCGCCCGGAGGAACGAAGTTTCTCAGAAATGCTACCGCAGCCTTTTTAGGATTATATTCCTATGCTTTTCACGGGCAGGTTCAGAAATTGGACTCCCGATTTGATCTTTTATTGAAAAATAAAGAAAGCATTGCCAACGGAAGAACGGTTAAAGAGCTTGAACGCCCGGATATGAAATTGGATCAACATTTGGTAGTGACTTCCAAGGGAGCACAAACCATGTATTCATGTATAATTTATACTAAAGAACCGGAAAAGCTAAAAGCTGATGGTTTCCTTGTACAGAGCCAGCTTCCAACCTTTTCCACAGCTTTGGTTTCTATTGAAGATATTGAAAGACTTACAAAGCTTCCGTATGTAACCTCAGTAATGGGGCCTGCATTTGATGAGCTTCATAATGATGTGAGCAGAGCGCAGTCCGGAGCAAGCCTTTTGCAGGATGGTGTTTTTAATAATACTGCTTATAACGGTACCGGTGTATTAGTAGGGATTTATGACAGTGGCATAGACTGGAAACATCCGGATTTCAGAAAAGCTGACGATCAGACAAAGAGCAGAATTGTTTCCATCTGGGATCAAACATTAACTGCACAGGCAGGAGAAACAACACCAACAGGATTTTCAACAGGCGTAGAATATACAAGAGCACAGATTGAAGATGAACTGGATGGAACTCCTGTAGGTTTCGTTCGTGAAAATGATACCAACGGGCACGGAACCCACGTTTCGGGTACTGCTGCAGGAAATGGTGCAGCCTTTACAGATAAAAGGCATAAAGGGTTTTCATCCGATGCAGATATTGTTTTTGTAAAAGGAGGTAACGGATCTTTCCCTACAACTAATACTATTAATGCTTTAACTTATTTCAAAAATGTAGCTACGGCTCTTAATAAACCCATCGTTGTTAATATGAGTATCGGAGGGCAGGGAACTGCGCACGACGGAACTTCCAGTCATGAAGTAGCGGTTAACAGTTTTACCACTTCAGGAGCAGGAAGAGTAGTTGTTATTTCAGCAGGTAATGATTATGGAGCTAATCTTCACAGAAAAGTTGATATTGCAGCTAATACTTCTCAGACTTATAATTTTACGGTAGCAAGTAATACTTCTTCAGCTACAGTGTTTTCATTCATCATGTATGCCAATGACAATACTCCGGTTACCGCAAAATTAACGACTCCTGACGGACAACAGTATACTCAGAATATAAGCACCAATACCGCTCATAGCATATTGGGAGGTGATCTTACAGCTACTATGTATAACTATTGGGGAACTGACAATAACAAACGATATGTTCAGCTGATTGTAACCAGGGCTTCAGGAGCTACAAATGCTCAGGGGAATTATACATTAGAAATTACCAATAACGGAACACAGCAGATTACAACCCATGGCTGGCTGTACAGTCAGGGAGTGACAACAACTTTACAAAACGGAGATAATGAATATATTGTAGGATCCCCAGGAAATGCTTCTAATGCTATTACTGTAGCTTCATATATGGGAAGAGCAAGCTGGTATAGCGGAACAAGCGGTTATTTTACACTTACTCCTCAGGAATCCATCTCTTCATTCAGTTCACAAGGGCCAAGAGTGGATGGTGTTCAAAAACCGGAAATTGCAGGTTCTGGCCAGAATGTAATCTCTTCCAGATCAGCTGATTCTGCTCCTACAGCTACAGATATTATTGCCGGAACCAATTATTATGTAAAAAATCAGGGGACCAGTATGTCTTCACCAGGAGTTGCAGGAGCAGTAGGTTTATTGCTTCAGGCAAATCCTACATTAACGGCAGCACAGGTGAAATCTCGTCTTACAGCTAACGCAAGAATGGATGGTGCAACCGGTACTGTTCCGAATATGAGATGGGGATATGGAAAATTGGATATCTATAAAGCCGTTACGGATGAGTTAGGCTGTGTGAAATCTAATTTTGAGACAATAGGTTATGATGAGCCTTATATTATTGCAAATACAGAATCCAATTATTATTTTGATAATATAGCCCTTGCTGTGAGATATACCCCTACATTAACAGGAAAACTGGGAGGTTTTTCATTCTTAACGGGAACTTCACTTCCTTCGGATATTCCGGTAGATGTTCAGATCAGAAAAGTAGATACCAATGGAAATCCAGGAGATATTATTGCCACTAAAACTATTACTTCATGGCTTAATAATACTCAAAGATTTACCTGGAATTATGTTAATCTTTCCGATTTGAATGTACAAATGGTAACCGGAAAAGAATTTTATATCGTAGTCAATGGATTAGGGGGAAGAATTGCCATGAAGGCCGAAAATGCAGTAGTGAATAACAGATCCAAAACTTCTACAGACGGCACTACATGGACATCCAGAACATTTGACCTTAAAATGAGAGCAACAGTATATGAAAATGTTGCTGAGGTAAAGAATTTAGCAACTTCCAATCAAACGAAAGCAAGTACGGTAGCCAATGGAAACAATTATTTCACCAATGCCTGCCAGCTTATCGCAAGAGTGGAAAAAGAAACGGCAAGTACAGTAACAGGAAATGTGACTTCAAAAGTATGGGTGGATAATGCACAGCCAAATTATGTTGCAAGAAGATATGAAATCAATTCTGATGCAAATACAACTATTGCAACCGGAAAAGTAACTTTATACTTCAAACAGGCAGATTTTGATGCCTATAATCTTACAAGTGGAGTAAAATTGCCTACTTCACCTACCGATGTTGCCAATAAAGCTAATCTTCTTATTGAAAAATATACAGGAACAAGTACTACAGGTACCGTAGCTTCTTTTGGAGGAACGGCAACAGTTATTACGCCGAGTATTGCAGATATTATCTGGAATGATACTTATCAATATTGGGAAGTGAGTTTTCAGGCAACAGGTTTTGGCGGATATTTTGTTAAAACAGGAACTACACTGGGAACAGCGGATGTTAAGATCAATTCTGACGTGAATATCAACCCTAACCCTGCAAAAGACTTTGTCAATGTAACATTGGGCAGACATTCCAAAGGAACAGTAACGATTTATGATGCTTCAGGAAAATTAGTAAAAACTGTAAATGTAGATGCTAATTCAGGGAGAATTAATGTTTCTGAACTGGTAAAAGGAACTTACCTGTTTAGCATTGTTCTGGAGGATAGCACAAAAATTACGAAAAAAGTAATTAAAGAATAA